A region from the Dendropsophus ebraccatus isolate aDenEbr1 chromosome 1, aDenEbr1.pat, whole genome shotgun sequence genome encodes:
- the LOC138795214 gene encoding beta-1,3-galactosyltransferase 2-like isoform X3, with protein sequence MFLQSYGSPTKFLRYFPMVSRNSTSSIGSLLFPKKIRRFLYFRLPLLVGAFCFALFVIIPTGNSSQRLFVRALREDQQITILNTTSPARWHPLVTPYPYPYTFLINAPEKCQERNPFLVLLVTGECHDVKARDTIRKTWGNENNYGDIDVMRIFLVGVSPIMTVAIQRFLEEESAIYGDIVQQDFLDTYSNLTLKTLMGMEWITKFCPNASYVMKVDNDVFVNVNYLVHQVLHPELTPLTNYVTGLLVENTSPNRNKDSKFYLPEEIYPSKIFPPYPSGPGYVLSGDMAKKIYDVAQEILVFRIEDAFIGVCLYKINIAPTRPLKHVFLGLKIDYQQAVFRDLVLVHHYKNEDLMIVWSQFWNVSYIGNEKEASNKTTPVRKPY encoded by the exons ATGTTCTTACAGTCCTATGGGTCCCCCACAAAGTTTCTCAGATACTTTCCAATGGTCTCTCG AAATTCAACTTCAAGCATTGGGTCTCTCCTCTTCCCAAAGAAAATTAGAAGATTCCTGTATTTCAGGTTACCCCTTCTGGTTGGGGCCTTTTGTTTTGCCCTCTTTGTAATAATCCCAACTGGGAATAGCAGTCAAAGATTATTTGTACGGGCCTTACGAGAAGACCAGCAGATCACTATACTGAATACAACTTCCCCAGCAAGATGGCACCCACTGGTGACCCCATACCCGTATCCTTATACGTTTTTAATAAACGCTCCAGAGAAATGCCAGGAGAGGAACCCATTCCTTGTTCTCCTGGTGACTGGAGAATGTCATGATGTGAAAGCTAGAGACACAATCCGTAAGACTTGGGGGAACGAAAACAACTATGGAGACATTGACGTCATGAGGATCTTCTTGGTTGGTGTCTCTCCCATTATGACCGTTGCCATACAGCGGTTTCTCGAAGAGGAAAGTGCCATTTATGGGGACATTGTTCAGCAGGACTTCCTGGATACTTATAGCAATTTAACCCTGAAAACTTTAATGGGAATGGAGTGGATAACAAAATTTTGCCCTAATGCCTCCTATGTAATGAAGGTGGACAATGATGTCTTTGTCAATGTCAACTATCTTGTCCACCAAGTTCTCCATCCAGAACTTACACCTCTTACAAATTACGTAACAGGGCTTTTAGTGGAAAATACCTCACCTAACAGAAATAAGGATAGTAAATTCTACCTACCCGAGGAAATCTACCCTTCAAAAATATTCCCTCCCTACCCTTCCGGCCCCGGATACGTACTCTCTGGTGACATGGCCAAAAAGATCTACGATGTGGCacaagagattttagtttttCGTATAGAGGATGCATTTATAGGGGTATGCCTGTACAAAATAAACATTGCACCAACGCGCCCTTTGAAACACGTATTCCTTGGACTGAAAATAGATTATCAGCAGGCTGTCTTCAGGGACCTTGTCCTCGTCCACCATTATAAGAATGAGGACTTGATGATAGTGTGGTCGCAATTCTGGAATGTGAGCTATATTGGTAATGAAAAAGAAGCATCAAACAAGACAACCCCTGTCCGTAAGCCCTACTAA
- the LOC138795214 gene encoding beta-1,3-galactosyltransferase 2-like isoform X1 — protein sequence MTDSPTLPFKLKVMFLQSYGSPTKFLRYFPMVSRNSTSSIGSLLFPKKIRRFLYFRLPLLVGAFCFALFVIIPTGNSSQRLFVRALREDQQITILNTTSPARWHPLVTPYPYPYTFLINAPEKCQERNPFLVLLVTGECHDVKARDTIRKTWGNENNYGDIDVMRIFLVGVSPIMTVAIQRFLEEESAIYGDIVQQDFLDTYSNLTLKTLMGMEWITKFCPNASYVMKVDNDVFVNVNYLVHQVLHPELTPLTNYVTGLLVENTSPNRNKDSKFYLPEEIYPSKIFPPYPSGPGYVLSGDMAKKIYDVAQEILVFRIEDAFIGVCLYKINIAPTRPLKHVFLGLKIDYQQAVFRDLVLVHHYKNEDLMIVWSQFWNVSYIGNEKEASNKTTPVRKPY from the exons ATGACTGATTCTCCTACGCTGCCATTCAAGTTAAAG GTCATGTTCTTACAGTCCTATGGGTCCCCCACAAAGTTTCTCAGATACTTTCCAATGGTCTCTCG AAATTCAACTTCAAGCATTGGGTCTCTCCTCTTCCCAAAGAAAATTAGAAGATTCCTGTATTTCAGGTTACCCCTTCTGGTTGGGGCCTTTTGTTTTGCCCTCTTTGTAATAATCCCAACTGGGAATAGCAGTCAAAGATTATTTGTACGGGCCTTACGAGAAGACCAGCAGATCACTATACTGAATACAACTTCCCCAGCAAGATGGCACCCACTGGTGACCCCATACCCGTATCCTTATACGTTTTTAATAAACGCTCCAGAGAAATGCCAGGAGAGGAACCCATTCCTTGTTCTCCTGGTGACTGGAGAATGTCATGATGTGAAAGCTAGAGACACAATCCGTAAGACTTGGGGGAACGAAAACAACTATGGAGACATTGACGTCATGAGGATCTTCTTGGTTGGTGTCTCTCCCATTATGACCGTTGCCATACAGCGGTTTCTCGAAGAGGAAAGTGCCATTTATGGGGACATTGTTCAGCAGGACTTCCTGGATACTTATAGCAATTTAACCCTGAAAACTTTAATGGGAATGGAGTGGATAACAAAATTTTGCCCTAATGCCTCCTATGTAATGAAGGTGGACAATGATGTCTTTGTCAATGTCAACTATCTTGTCCACCAAGTTCTCCATCCAGAACTTACACCTCTTACAAATTACGTAACAGGGCTTTTAGTGGAAAATACCTCACCTAACAGAAATAAGGATAGTAAATTCTACCTACCCGAGGAAATCTACCCTTCAAAAATATTCCCTCCCTACCCTTCCGGCCCCGGATACGTACTCTCTGGTGACATGGCCAAAAAGATCTACGATGTGGCacaagagattttagtttttCGTATAGAGGATGCATTTATAGGGGTATGCCTGTACAAAATAAACATTGCACCAACGCGCCCTTTGAAACACGTATTCCTTGGACTGAAAATAGATTATCAGCAGGCTGTCTTCAGGGACCTTGTCCTCGTCCACCATTATAAGAATGAGGACTTGATGATAGTGTGGTCGCAATTCTGGAATGTGAGCTATATTGGTAATGAAAAAGAAGCATCAAACAAGACAACCCCTGTCCGTAAGCCCTACTAA
- the LOC138795214 gene encoding beta-1,3-galactosyltransferase 2-like isoform X2 has protein sequence MVMFLQSYGSPTKFLRYFPMVSRNSTSSIGSLLFPKKIRRFLYFRLPLLVGAFCFALFVIIPTGNSSQRLFVRALREDQQITILNTTSPARWHPLVTPYPYPYTFLINAPEKCQERNPFLVLLVTGECHDVKARDTIRKTWGNENNYGDIDVMRIFLVGVSPIMTVAIQRFLEEESAIYGDIVQQDFLDTYSNLTLKTLMGMEWITKFCPNASYVMKVDNDVFVNVNYLVHQVLHPELTPLTNYVTGLLVENTSPNRNKDSKFYLPEEIYPSKIFPPYPSGPGYVLSGDMAKKIYDVAQEILVFRIEDAFIGVCLYKINIAPTRPLKHVFLGLKIDYQQAVFRDLVLVHHYKNEDLMIVWSQFWNVSYIGNEKEASNKTTPVRKPY, from the exons GTCATGTTCTTACAGTCCTATGGGTCCCCCACAAAGTTTCTCAGATACTTTCCAATGGTCTCTCG AAATTCAACTTCAAGCATTGGGTCTCTCCTCTTCCCAAAGAAAATTAGAAGATTCCTGTATTTCAGGTTACCCCTTCTGGTTGGGGCCTTTTGTTTTGCCCTCTTTGTAATAATCCCAACTGGGAATAGCAGTCAAAGATTATTTGTACGGGCCTTACGAGAAGACCAGCAGATCACTATACTGAATACAACTTCCCCAGCAAGATGGCACCCACTGGTGACCCCATACCCGTATCCTTATACGTTTTTAATAAACGCTCCAGAGAAATGCCAGGAGAGGAACCCATTCCTTGTTCTCCTGGTGACTGGAGAATGTCATGATGTGAAAGCTAGAGACACAATCCGTAAGACTTGGGGGAACGAAAACAACTATGGAGACATTGACGTCATGAGGATCTTCTTGGTTGGTGTCTCTCCCATTATGACCGTTGCCATACAGCGGTTTCTCGAAGAGGAAAGTGCCATTTATGGGGACATTGTTCAGCAGGACTTCCTGGATACTTATAGCAATTTAACCCTGAAAACTTTAATGGGAATGGAGTGGATAACAAAATTTTGCCCTAATGCCTCCTATGTAATGAAGGTGGACAATGATGTCTTTGTCAATGTCAACTATCTTGTCCACCAAGTTCTCCATCCAGAACTTACACCTCTTACAAATTACGTAACAGGGCTTTTAGTGGAAAATACCTCACCTAACAGAAATAAGGATAGTAAATTCTACCTACCCGAGGAAATCTACCCTTCAAAAATATTCCCTCCCTACCCTTCCGGCCCCGGATACGTACTCTCTGGTGACATGGCCAAAAAGATCTACGATGTGGCacaagagattttagtttttCGTATAGAGGATGCATTTATAGGGGTATGCCTGTACAAAATAAACATTGCACCAACGCGCCCTTTGAAACACGTATTCCTTGGACTGAAAATAGATTATCAGCAGGCTGTCTTCAGGGACCTTGTCCTCGTCCACCATTATAAGAATGAGGACTTGATGATAGTGTGGTCGCAATTCTGGAATGTGAGCTATATTGGTAATGAAAAAGAAGCATCAAACAAGACAACCCCTGTCCGTAAGCCCTACTAA